Genomic DNA from Pseudomonas fluorescens:
TGCCTCGACAAATGCCTGGCGAGCCTCTTTCAGATAACGATCAGCGACCCGTTGCCGCGCCGCATCGGCATCAGCCGTGCTGTCGACGGTGTGCAAGTGAATCGCCATGGCCGCGGCATAATCGAAGGAACGCAACACGCCACTGACGTCCTTATAAGGGCTGTGCTTGCCCCGTCGTTCATGCAATGGCCGCGCCGGCTCACCTTCAAAGTCGATCAGGTAGGCGTCGCCCTTGATCACCAGTACCTGCCCCAGGTGCAGGTCGCCATGGACGCGAATGCGCAAGCCTCCTTCAGCCTTGCCGGCCAGTGCTTGGACATGGGCCAGGACGGTTTTCTTGTGCTCCAGCAAACGTGCGACCATGGCCTGGTCCGCCGGGTTCAATTGGCCTTGGTTCTGCTTGAGCAGGCGCAAGGCGTTTTCCACTTGCGCAGCCACGTCCTTGCCAATGGCCTGGGCTTGCTTGGCGTTGGTGGCCTGCGGCGCGAAGTCCGGATCGTCAGTGGCTTGGGCCAATACCTGGTGCATTTCCCCCAGGCGCTGGCCGAGCATGCCGGCGAAATCCTTCAGTTCACCCAGGGCGTTGTAATGCTGCTCCTGCTCGGACACCGCGTCCGCCAGCTCATCGCGCAGGGCGCGTTCGAGGTTGTTCTGGGTCCATTCCCAGGCATCGCCCTGATTGCTCAAGTAGCCCTGGGCGATCATCAGCAGCGCATCTTCACCCTGGGCGTCGCGGCGAACCACCGAACCCAACAGCGGTGAAATGTTGCCGAAACCGGCAGCAGTCAGGTAGGCGCTCATTTCCAGTTCCGGGTGCACACCCGAGGCGACCTTGCGAATCAGCTTGAGCACGAGGCTGCTGCCCACCACCACCGAACTGTTGGACTGTTCGGCGGACAAGTAACGTACCTCTGGTTCGTCTCCCAGGTTCAGCGCGGCCAGGCCTTCGGTGGGCTCGAAGCGCAACTCACCTTCGGCGAACGGCAGCACGGTGGCGGCCTGCATGCTGTGCAGCACGGCTCGCACGAAGCTTTCCAGGCTGAATGCATCGGTGATCAGGCCCACCTGACGCACCCGACGTACCCGCGACAACGCCAGTTGCTGCGGCAACGCCGCACCGACCTGGTCTTCGGCGAGCAGGCCGAACGGCAGCTGATAACGCAGGGTCTGACCGCCACTGGTGACATCGATTTCGCTGAGCAGCACCGGGTGCTGCGGGTCACCAAAGCGCACGCCATAGACAATCTCGACCTTCTCGATCGCACTGTCCTTGCCGGCGAACCAGCGCCGGTTCTGCAGCCAGCTCGGCAGGATAGTTTGCTCCAGCGTGGTGCGCGATGGCGCTTCGAGCAATTCTTCCAGGCGCTTTTTCAGCACCAGGGTGGTGAAGTCCGGCAAGCTCTGGGCCGGTTCCACGTGCCAGCTCGGCATCTGGTTCTCTGTTGCCAGGGCGAACCAATAGAAGCCGTACGGCGCCAGGGTCAGCAGGAAGTTCAACTGGCCGATGGGTGGGAAGGCGTTGCCGCCGAGCATCTCCACCGGGACCATGCCGGCGTAGGTCGACAGATCCAGTTCAGCAGCCTGGGCGCTGCGAGACACGTTGGCCACGCAGAGGATGATTTCGTGCTTGCCGTCAGGCCCGGTGTATTCGCGGGTATAGGCCAGGATCCGGCGGTTGCTCGGCGAGAGCATCTTCAACGTGCCACGGCCGAAGGCCTTGGACTGCTTGCGCACCGCCAGCATCCGCCGCGTCCAGTTGAGCAGCGAGTGCGGATCGCCCGCCTGGGTCTCGACGTTGACCGACTGGTAGCCGTACTGCGGGTCCATGATCGGTGGCAGCACCAGGCTGGCCGGGTCGGCGCGGGAGAAACCGCCATTGCGGTCGATGGACCACTGCATCGGCGTACGCACGCCATCACGGTCGCCCAAGTAGATGTTGTCGCCCATGCCGATTTCATCGCCGTAGTACAGCGTCGGCGTGCCGGGCATCGACAGCAGCAGGCTGTTGAGCAACTCGACGCGACGACGATCGCGCTCCACCAACGGCGCCAGGCGCCGACGAATGCCCAGGTTGATACGCGCCCGACGGTCGGCGGCGTAGTAGTTCCACAGGTAGTCACGCTCCTTGTCGGTGACCATCTCCAGAGTCAACTCATCGTGGTTGCGCAGGAAAATCGCCCACTGGCAATTGGCGGGGATCTCCGGGGTCTGACGCAGGATATCGGTGATAGGGAAACGATCTTCCTGGGCCAATGCCATGTACATGCGTGGCATCAGCGGGAAGTGGAAAGCCATGTGGCATTCGTCACCGTTCATCCCCTGGGCGTCGACATCGCCGAAGTACAACTGGGTGTCTTCCGGCCACTGGTTGGCTTCGGCCAGCAACATGCGGTCGGGGTAGTTGGCGTCGATCTCGGCGCGGATCAACTTCAGGACGTCATGGGTCTCGGGCAGGTTTTCATTGTTGGTGCCGTCGCGCTCGATCAAGTACGGGATGGCGTCCAGGCGCAGGCCGTCGATGCCCATGTCCAGCCAGTAGCGCATCACCGACAACACGGCCTTGATGACCTGCGGGTTATCGAAGTTGAGGTCGGGCTGGTGGGAATAGAAGCGGTGCCAGAAATACTGGCCCGCCACCGGGTCCCAGGTCCAGTTGGACTTCTCGGTGTCGAGGAAAATGATTCGCGTGCCGTCGTATTTGTGGTCGTCATCGGACCAGACGTAAAAGTCCCGCGCCTTCGAACCCGGCTTGGCCTTGCGCGCACGCTGGAACCAGGGGTGCTGGTCCGAGGTGTGGTTGATGACCAGCTCGGTGATTACCCGCAGGTTGCGCTTATGGGCTTCGGCAATGAACCGCCGCGCATCGGCCATAGTGCCGTAGTCGGCGCTGACGCCACGGTATTCGGCAATGTCGTAGCCGTCATCGCGCCTGGGCGAAGGATAGAACGGCAGCAGCCAGATGGTGTTGACGCCCAGGTCGGCGATGTAATCGAGCTTTTCGATCAGGCCGGGAAAGTCACCGATCCCGTCGTTATTGGAGTCGAAATAGGATTTTACGTGGACCTGGTAAATCACCGCATCCTTGTACCAGAGCGGATCTTTGATGAAGGTGGCAGACCGGGGTTTCTTCGCCATTTGCAACTCCTGATGAATTCAATAAAGCCGCTGGAGCAGGCTTGTGAGGTCTATGTGGCAAGGGCGCTGTGCAGGAAGCTGTTGTGTGGCGAGGGAGCTTGCTCCCGCTTGAGTGCGCAGCACTCATCGCTTTTTTGGGGCCGCTGCGCGACCCAGCGGGAGCAAGCTCCCTCGCCACACAACAGCTCACTCGACACAACAGCGCTTTCTCGGCATCGCGCCTGTCACGCCACGCTGATCCGCCAGATTCCAAAGGGCTGGTAAGCCGGGTCAATGCGCATGAACTGGTACTTGCCATACCAGCTCCAGCGATGGCCATTCATCAGATCCTCGCCCTGGGTCTGGGCGTCGTCGGGCAGGCCCATCTCCCACAGCGGCAACTCAAAACTGGCTTCCTGCGGGTTGTGCGGATCAAGACTCACCGCCACCAGAATGAAGTTGCTGCCGTCGGCGGTGCGCTTGCCGAAGTACAGGATGTTGTCATTCCAGGCGTTGTAGACCTTCAGGCCCAAGTGCGTATGCAACGCAGGGTTCTGTCGACGGATACGATTGAGCTGGGCGATCTCGGCAATGATGTTGCCCGGCGCGGTGAAGTCTCGGGGGCGGATCTCGTATTTCTCCGAATCGAGGTATTCCTCCTTGCCCGGCACCGGTGCCGACTCACACAGCTCGAAGCCCGAATACATGCCCCACAGGCCTGAGCCCATGGTTGCCAGGGCCGCGCGGATCAAAAAACCGGCGCGCCCCGACTCATGGAGAAAGGCCGGGTTGATGTCTGGCGTGTTGACGAAAAAATTCGGCCGGTAGCATTCACGCCACGGCGATTCATTGAGCTCACTGAAGTAGGTCGCCAGCTCAGCCTTGGTGTTGCGCCAGGTGAAATAGGTGTAGCTCTGGGAATAACCGACCTTGCCCAGCCGCGCCATCATGGCCGGCGTGGTGAACGCTTCAGCCAGGAAGATCACTTCAGGGTATTGCGCCCGCACATCGGCGATCAGCCATTGCCAGAACGGCAGCGGCTTGGTGTGAGGGTTGTCGACGCGGAATATCTTCACGCCTTCCTTGACCCAGCCCACCACGATGTCCCGCAGCTCCGTCCACAGGCTGGGAATCGCATCGGCCGCGTAGAAATCGACGTTGACGATGTCCTGGTATTTCTTCGGCGGGTTTTCCGCATATTTGATCGTGCCGTCCGGCCGCCAGCTGAACCAGCCCGGGTGCTGCTTGAGCCAGGGGTGATCCTGGGAACACTGGATCGCGAAGTCCAGGGCGATCTCCAGGCCGTGGTCAGCGGCCGCCGCCACCAGGCGCCGGAAGTCCTCGCGGCTACCCAATTGCGGGTGAATAGCCTCGTGCCCACCCTCCTCGCTGCCAATGGCATACGGGCTGCCCGGGTCGTCGGGACCGGCGGTGAGGGAATTGTTCGGGCCTTTGCGGAAACTGCGACCGATGGGGTGGATCGGCGGGAAGTACAGCACGTCGAAGCCCATGTCCTGAATCACCGCCAGGCGCGAGTGCACGTCGTTGAAGGTGCCATGGCGCGCAGAATCGTCGGTGATCGAGCGGGGAAACAGCTCATACCAGCTGGCAAACTCAGACAGCTTGCGCTCCACATCCAGCGGATACTCGGCGCTGATGCTCAAGTACGGGCGATGATCGGCCCGGGACATCAGATCGGCACTGCGCGGTGCCAGGAACAGCGCCACCTGCTCGGTCGGCAACAGACCGGAGAGCTGGTGGTGCAGGGCCGCCAGTTGCTCGCTCAGCTCCCCTGTGCTGCGCTCGACGGCCATTTGCACTTGATTGCGTCCTTCCTGCAGCTCCAGGCTGATCGGCACCCCCGCACCGAATTTTTTCTCCAGTTCGTAGCGGAAACTGGCGAACTGATCGATCCAGGCCTCGATGCAGAAGACATAGCGACCTTGCTCCGGCACATTGAACTGCCCGCGCCAGCCGTTGTTGCCCAGGTCGCTCATGACCTCGCTGTTCCACACTTCGTCCTGCAGCGCACGCCAGCGAATGCGCACGGCCAGCTTGTCATGACCATCGGCGAAGACTTTGCTGGTCACTGTCACGTCCTGCCCAGCCACGGCCTTGGCGGCGAATTGTCCGCCGTCGATCACCGGCATGGTGTTTTCAATAGCGATACGCGGCAACAGCAAGGCTTGAGACAGCGGCAAATGCGGGTTGTAGGCCAGTTCAGTCGGGTGTTCGGCAGTCATCGAGCATCGCTCCTTTTACGCCCCATGGACGCGCTTGTGGCGGTAAAGGCCCAACGGGTCCCTGAAAAAACTCACTTAAACTCCGAACCGAATCAACGACTAAAAGTTCAGAGGGATTTGCCCCTGTGCATCCCGGGGATCAAAGCCGGTGCAAGGAGGTCAACAACAATAAGCACGACTCAAGCCATGTGCGTCACGGAGACCCGTCCAGATGAATATTCCCATCCCGGCCGAAACACCCGATCCGAACATCGAT
This window encodes:
- the treS gene encoding maltose alpha-D-glucosyltransferase, whose translation is MAKKPRSATFIKDPLWYKDAVIYQVHVKSYFDSNNDGIGDFPGLIEKLDYIADLGVNTIWLLPFYPSPRRDDGYDIAEYRGVSADYGTMADARRFIAEAHKRNLRVITELVINHTSDQHPWFQRARKAKPGSKARDFYVWSDDDHKYDGTRIIFLDTEKSNWTWDPVAGQYFWHRFYSHQPDLNFDNPQVIKAVLSVMRYWLDMGIDGLRLDAIPYLIERDGTNNENLPETHDVLKLIRAEIDANYPDRMLLAEANQWPEDTQLYFGDVDAQGMNGDECHMAFHFPLMPRMYMALAQEDRFPITDILRQTPEIPANCQWAIFLRNHDELTLEMVTDKERDYLWNYYAADRRARINLGIRRRLAPLVERDRRRVELLNSLLLSMPGTPTLYYGDEIGMGDNIYLGDRDGVRTPMQWSIDRNGGFSRADPASLVLPPIMDPQYGYQSVNVETQAGDPHSLLNWTRRMLAVRKQSKAFGRGTLKMLSPSNRRILAYTREYTGPDGKHEIILCVANVSRSAQAAELDLSTYAGMVPVEMLGGNAFPPIGQLNFLLTLAPYGFYWFALATENQMPSWHVEPAQSLPDFTTLVLKKRLEELLEAPSRTTLEQTILPSWLQNRRWFAGKDSAIEKVEIVYGVRFGDPQHPVLLSEIDVTSGGQTLRYQLPFGLLAEDQVGAALPQQLALSRVRRVRQVGLITDAFSLESFVRAVLHSMQAATVLPFAEGELRFEPTEGLAALNLGDEPEVRYLSAEQSNSSVVVGSSLVLKLIRKVASGVHPELEMSAYLTAAGFGNISPLLGSVVRRDAQGEDALLMIAQGYLSNQGDAWEWTQNNLERALRDELADAVSEQEQHYNALGELKDFAGMLGQRLGEMHQVLAQATDDPDFAPQATNAKQAQAIGKDVAAQVENALRLLKQNQGQLNPADQAMVARLLEHKKTVLAHVQALAGKAEGGLRIRVHGDLHLGQVLVIKGDAYLIDFEGEPARPLHERRGKHSPYKDVSGVLRSFDYAAAMAIHLHTVDSTADADAARQRVADRYLKEARQAFVEAYRLAAASLAHEWKDAEGEDAALALFGLEKAAYEVAYEAENRPTWLPVPLHGLVGLLSGLQPFSDVAGPI
- a CDS encoding alpha-1,4-glucan--maltose-1-phosphate maltosyltransferase, encoding MTAEHPTELAYNPHLPLSQALLLPRIAIENTMPVIDGGQFAAKAVAGQDVTVTSKVFADGHDKLAVRIRWRALQDEVWNSEVMSDLGNNGWRGQFNVPEQGRYVFCIEAWIDQFASFRYELEKKFGAGVPISLELQEGRNQVQMAVERSTGELSEQLAALHHQLSGLLPTEQVALFLAPRSADLMSRADHRPYLSISAEYPLDVERKLSEFASWYELFPRSITDDSARHGTFNDVHSRLAVIQDMGFDVLYFPPIHPIGRSFRKGPNNSLTAGPDDPGSPYAIGSEEGGHEAIHPQLGSREDFRRLVAAAADHGLEIALDFAIQCSQDHPWLKQHPGWFSWRPDGTIKYAENPPKKYQDIVNVDFYAADAIPSLWTELRDIVVGWVKEGVKIFRVDNPHTKPLPFWQWLIADVRAQYPEVIFLAEAFTTPAMMARLGKVGYSQSYTYFTWRNTKAELATYFSELNESPWRECYRPNFFVNTPDINPAFLHESGRAGFLIRAALATMGSGLWGMYSGFELCESAPVPGKEEYLDSEKYEIRPRDFTAPGNIIAEIAQLNRIRRQNPALHTHLGLKVYNAWNDNILYFGKRTADGSNFILVAVSLDPHNPQEASFELPLWEMGLPDDAQTQGEDLMNGHRWSWYGKYQFMRIDPAYQPFGIWRISVA